One region of Termitidicoccus mucosus genomic DNA includes:
- a CDS encoding transposase — protein MQKAGATRLREFYRRHNVRSAECIEQRVALLARARPLCTDRALLSPAALELARLVDLLETGARHITAYDQAIAEAFAVHPKATLFATLPGAGPVLAPRLLTLFGERLERYPDAASLQKYAGVAPVCERSQGRV, from the coding sequence GTGCAGAAGGCCGGTGCGACGCGTCTGCGCGAGTTTTACCGGCGGCACAACGTGCGCTCGGCCGAGTGCATCGAGCAACGCGTGGCCCTGCTTGCCCGTGCCCGCCCCCTGTGCACGGATCGGGCGCTGTTGAGCCCGGCCGCGCTGGAACTGGCCCGCCTGGTCGACCTGCTTGAGACCGGGGCGCGTCACATCACCGCGTATGACCAGGCCATAGCCGAGGCCTTCGCCGTCCACCCCAAGGCGACCCTCTTCGCGACGCTGCCCGGTGCCGGCCCGGTGCTCGCCCCCCGACTGCTCACGCTCTTTGGCGAGCGCCTCGAGCGCTACCCCGACGCGGCCTCGCTCCAGAAGTATGCCGGGGTCGCCCCGGTGTGTGAACGCAGTCAGGGACGCGTGTGA
- the dapA gene encoding 4-hydroxy-tetrahydrodipicolinate synthase, with the protein MKLRPLTGAITALVTPFKNGAVAFDEFRQLVEFQIKSGIHGLVPVGTTGESPTLSYEEHMDVIRAAIDAARKRVPVIAGTGSNSTREAVEFTRLAHEAGADAVLLVAPYYNKPSQEGLFRHFSEIAEVTSRPIVLYSIPGRCGIEIGVPVVERLRAKYPHVRYIKEAGGTVDRVDQLKRALGRDITVLSGDDSLTLPFMAVGAEGVISVASNLIPREIAKLATLALADNYAQAAKLHRRLYPLFKALFVEPNPVPVKAAMARAGLITSAEVRSPLCDMAPANEKLLADVLKELGK; encoded by the coding sequence ATGAAACTCCGCCCGCTCACCGGCGCCATCACCGCCCTCGTCACCCCGTTCAAGAACGGAGCCGTCGCGTTCGACGAATTCCGCCAGCTCGTCGAGTTTCAGATAAAATCCGGCATCCACGGCCTCGTGCCCGTCGGCACCACCGGCGAATCGCCCACCCTCTCTTACGAGGAGCACATGGACGTCATACGCGCCGCCATTGACGCCGCGCGCAAGCGCGTCCCCGTCATCGCCGGCACCGGCTCGAACTCCACCCGCGAGGCCGTCGAGTTCACCCGCCTCGCGCACGAGGCCGGGGCCGACGCCGTGCTCCTCGTCGCCCCCTACTACAACAAGCCCAGCCAGGAAGGGCTCTTCCGCCATTTTTCCGAGATCGCCGAGGTCACCAGCCGCCCGATCGTCCTGTATTCCATTCCCGGACGCTGCGGCATCGAGATCGGCGTGCCCGTCGTCGAGCGGCTCCGCGCGAAGTATCCGCATGTCCGTTATATCAAGGAGGCCGGCGGCACCGTCGATCGTGTGGACCAGCTCAAGCGCGCCCTCGGCCGCGACATCACCGTGCTCAGCGGCGACGATTCGCTCACGCTCCCGTTCATGGCGGTCGGCGCCGAGGGCGTCATCAGCGTCGCGTCCAACCTCATCCCCCGCGAAATCGCGAAACTCGCCACCCTCGCGCTTGCCGACAACTACGCGCAGGCCGCGAAGCTTCACCGCCGTCTCTACCCGCTCTTCAAGGCGCTCTTCGTCGAGCCCAATCCCGTGCCGGTGAAGGCCGCCATGGCCCGCGCCGGCCTCATCACCTCGGCCGAGGTCCGCTCGCCTCTCTGCGACATGGCTCCCGCGAACGAAAAGCTCCTCGCCGACGTCCTGAAGGAGCTGGGCAAATGA
- a CDS encoding LysR family transcriptional regulator gives MEIHQLRYLVAVVETGNFTRAAERHRHPPADQPALAQPADASANSASPNNNGRRRPNQKLRCSSQGLC, from the coding sequence ATGGAAATTCACCAGTTGCGCTATCTCGTCGCCGTGGTCGAGACCGGAAATTTCACCCGGGCGGCCGAGCGCCATCGCCACCCGCCAGCCGATCAACCCGCCCTCGCGCAGCCCGCCGACGCCAGTGCGAACAGCGCCAGCCCGAACAACAACGGACGCCGCCGTCCGAACCAAAAGCTGAGGTGTTCCAGTCAAGGGTTATGTTGA
- the dapB gene encoding 4-hydroxy-tetrahydrodipicolinate reductase, with product MNIALIGAKGRMGRAITDAAQQTGHAIAAALDAGDDIPAALAAARADAIIDFSHHSATAANIAQAVALNTPLIIGTTGHPADEKKKLLAAAAAVPCVWAGNYSVGVNLLYALTRRAASVLGPDYDAEVIEMHHRFKKDAPSGTAARLLEIILEERHLAADAVRHGREGITGERTPTEVGMHSLRGGDVVGDHTVIFAALGERVELTHKASDRAIFARGALRAAVWAVTQKPGIYDMQDVLGLT from the coding sequence ATGAACATCGCCCTCATCGGAGCCAAAGGCCGCATGGGCCGCGCCATCACCGACGCGGCGCAACAAACCGGCCACGCCATCGCCGCCGCGCTTGATGCCGGCGACGACATCCCCGCCGCGCTCGCCGCCGCCCGCGCCGATGCCATCATCGACTTCAGCCACCACAGCGCCACCGCCGCGAACATCGCCCAGGCCGTCGCGCTCAACACCCCGCTCATCATCGGCACCACCGGACACCCGGCGGACGAAAAGAAAAAGCTCCTCGCGGCCGCCGCCGCCGTTCCCTGCGTCTGGGCCGGCAACTACTCCGTCGGCGTCAACCTTCTCTACGCCCTCACCCGCCGCGCCGCCTCCGTTCTCGGCCCCGACTACGACGCCGAGGTGATCGAGATGCACCACCGCTTCAAGAAAGACGCGCCCAGCGGCACCGCCGCGCGCCTGCTCGAAATCATCCTGGAGGAACGGCACCTCGCCGCCGACGCCGTCCGCCACGGCCGCGAAGGTATCACCGGCGAGCGCACGCCAACCGAGGTGGGCATGCATTCCCTGCGCGGCGGCGACGTGGTCGGCGACCACACTGTCATCTTCGCCGCGCTGGGCGAGCGCGTCGAGCTTACGCACAAGGCCTCCGACCGCGCCATCTTCGCCCGCGGCGCCCTCCGCGCCGCCGTCTGGGCCGTCACCCAAAAACCCGGCATCTACGACATGCAGGACGTGCTCGGCCTGACATAA
- a CDS encoding IS110 family transposase: MKTNDDYAALVGLDWGDTSHSFAVLKPGETKPVRGTVAATSEDLHAWLEQLQQTCGDRPVALAVEAGRNGLLHVLLEHPWLTVYPIHPATSARFRLAFALSVPKQPASAPATRELAALVEQRCGAVDHRTALLNPLVALLKRVFPRLSR; encoded by the coding sequence ATGAAAACCAACGATGATTACGCGGCCCTGGTCGGTCTGGACTGGGGCGACACCTCCCATAGCTTCGCCGTGCTCAAGCCCGGCGAGACCAAACCGGTGCGCGGTACTGTGGCCGCCACCTCCGAAGACCTGCACGCTTGGCTCGAACAACTCCAGCAGACCTGCGGCGATCGTCCGGTCGCCCTGGCCGTCGAGGCCGGACGCAACGGCCTGTTGCACGTCCTGCTCGAACACCCGTGGCTGACGGTTTATCCGATCCACCCGGCCACCAGCGCGCGCTTCCGCCTGGCCTTCGCGCTCTCCGTGCCGAAGCAACCCGCCAGCGCGCCCGCCACCCGGGAGCTGGCCGCGCTGGTCGAGCAGCGGTGCGGCGCGGTCGATCACCGCACCGCCCTGCTCAACCCGCTTGTCGCCCTGCTCAAGCGCGTCTTTCCCCGGCTCTCGCGCTGA
- the ruvA gene encoding Holliday junction branch migration protein RuvA: MITSIQGLLAAATPLHATIEINGLGYEVNIPVTTAERLPAAGGTAKLHTVVIYREDSQTLYGFATAEERDFFRLMIDHVSGVGPKVALTIMSKLSLPSLRAAISSGDIATLAKCPGIGKKTAERLVVELRAKVGPAGAPADTAAPSADAPGGAPAGDTRIHDAVLALTALGYKTAQADEAVRRAALTLGPKATTEQLIKKALG; this comes from the coding sequence ATGATCACCTCCATCCAGGGACTCCTCGCCGCCGCCACGCCGCTGCACGCCACCATTGAAATCAACGGGTTGGGCTACGAGGTGAACATCCCCGTCACCACCGCCGAAAGGCTCCCCGCCGCCGGCGGCACCGCGAAGCTCCACACGGTCGTCATTTACCGCGAGGATTCGCAGACCCTCTACGGTTTCGCCACCGCCGAGGAACGCGATTTCTTCCGCCTCATGATCGACCATGTCAGCGGCGTCGGCCCGAAGGTCGCGCTCACCATCATGAGCAAGCTCTCGCTGCCCTCGCTGCGCGCCGCCATCAGCTCCGGCGACATCGCCACGCTCGCGAAATGCCCCGGCATCGGCAAAAAAACCGCCGAGCGCCTCGTGGTCGAGCTTCGCGCCAAGGTCGGCCCCGCCGGCGCGCCCGCCGACACCGCCGCGCCGTCCGCCGACGCACCGGGGGGCGCGCCCGCCGGGGACACGCGCATCCACGACGCCGTCCTCGCCCTGACCGCCCTCGGTTACAAAACCGCCCAGGCCGACGAAGCCGTTCGCCGCGCCGCGCTCACGCTCGGACCCAAGGCCACCACCGAGCAGCTCATCAAAAAGGCGCTGGGGTAA
- a CDS encoding alpha/beta fold hydrolase has translation MCFAGAAIAQSMTPEERTAHLQWMRQALPDVPEWTAWQQKTGELPPDFDALPRSNLLPDPLRFADGRPVRTDADWEARRAEIRGLFEKYVTGTFPPKPSISGIVLLDETRADGCTTRNVRVEFGPQGKGSVRVRLVIPDAADGEKLPVLISPNLAGWARMLVRRGYISAGFAGNDRMDDAAALQELYPDYDFATLPRRAWLAQVVLDYLETVPRADMGRVAIFGYSRDGKMAAIAAALDPRIAALVAGSTGVGGLLPWRLAGERGGGESIESTTRMFPSWFSPRLRFFSGREDRLPVDANLLLALIAPRAALSEWGLNDQVANGWAIEQAHASAQAVYERLGRPDRLGLLHVPGFHGSNDPEACIDWLDRQFGRAPKKWVNDFVFPWNFEKWRARTGEKIDLEKFPAHDAAKAGRDFDAAGLRRSVGWMLGEAPPLLPEPPPLFPPRRGGPPPGPTVVAQGREGNPGQLAPDVPAWVIAAGGQEYGWLEPEKNAVASRRLRFGLGVTGDLYYPADTPAGTKLPTVIWLHGFHHPLGYMWVYRRDLHPILALVKAGYAVLAYDQSGYGMRWTEAAPFYDRHPRWSRLGKMVEDVRSAVDALEKDELVNANAISVFGYTLGGTVGLYAAALDARIHGAVSICGFTPMRADTPGRGMSGMTRYSHQHGLLPRLGLFAGDEARLPYDYEDLIALAAPRPVLIVQPLRDRDASPADVRAAVDRARRAYEKSGAAARLGLQEPDDYGRLAAATQNAAIKWMRENLSD, from the coding sequence TTGTGTTTCGCGGGCGCCGCCATCGCGCAGTCGATGACGCCGGAAGAGCGCACCGCGCATTTGCAATGGATGCGGCAGGCGCTGCCCGATGTCCCCGAATGGACCGCGTGGCAGCAGAAAACCGGCGAGCTGCCGCCTGATTTCGACGCGCTGCCGCGCTCGAATCTCCTGCCCGATCCGCTGCGCTTTGCCGACGGGCGCCCCGTGCGCACCGATGCGGACTGGGAGGCGCGCCGGGCGGAGATCCGCGGGCTTTTCGAAAAATATGTGACCGGCACGTTTCCGCCCAAGCCGTCCATTTCCGGCATCGTGCTGCTCGATGAGACGCGCGCCGACGGCTGCACCACGCGCAACGTCCGCGTCGAATTCGGGCCGCAGGGCAAAGGCAGCGTGCGTGTCCGGCTCGTGATTCCCGACGCCGCCGACGGGGAAAAACTCCCCGTGCTCATCAGCCCGAACCTCGCGGGCTGGGCGCGGATGCTCGTCCGGCGCGGCTACATCTCGGCGGGCTTCGCGGGCAACGACCGCATGGATGATGCCGCGGCGTTGCAGGAGCTTTACCCCGATTACGATTTCGCGACGCTGCCCCGCCGCGCCTGGCTGGCGCAGGTCGTGCTCGATTATCTCGAAACCGTGCCGCGGGCGGACATGGGCCGCGTGGCGATCTTCGGCTATTCGCGCGACGGCAAGATGGCGGCCATCGCCGCCGCGCTCGACCCGCGCATCGCGGCGCTCGTCGCCGGCAGCACGGGCGTCGGCGGGCTGCTGCCGTGGCGGCTCGCGGGCGAGCGGGGCGGCGGCGAGAGCATCGAGAGCACCACGCGCATGTTCCCCTCGTGGTTCTCGCCGCGCCTGCGCTTTTTCTCCGGACGCGAGGACCGCCTGCCCGTCGATGCGAATTTGTTGCTCGCGCTCATCGCGCCGCGCGCCGCGCTGAGCGAGTGGGGCCTGAACGACCAGGTCGCCAACGGCTGGGCCATCGAGCAGGCGCATGCGTCGGCGCAGGCGGTTTACGAGCGCCTCGGCCGGCCTGACCGGCTGGGCCTGCTGCACGTGCCCGGCTTCCACGGCAGCAACGACCCCGAGGCATGCATCGACTGGCTCGACCGGCAGTTCGGCCGCGCGCCGAAAAAATGGGTGAACGATTTTGTGTTTCCGTGGAATTTCGAAAAATGGCGCGCGCGCACGGGCGAAAAAATCGACCTCGAAAAATTCCCCGCCCACGACGCCGCGAAAGCGGGGCGGGATTTCGACGCCGCCGGGCTTCGCCGCTCCGTCGGGTGGATGCTCGGCGAGGCCCCGCCGCTGCTGCCCGAACCGCCGCCGCTCTTCCCGCCGCGTCGGGGCGGGCCGCCGCCCGGCCCGACCGTCGTCGCGCAGGGCCGCGAGGGAAACCCGGGCCAGCTCGCGCCCGACGTGCCCGCATGGGTCATCGCCGCCGGCGGGCAGGAATACGGCTGGCTCGAGCCCGAGAAAAACGCGGTTGCCTCGCGCCGCCTGCGCTTCGGCCTCGGTGTCACCGGGGACTTGTATTATCCGGCGGACACGCCCGCGGGGACGAAACTGCCCACGGTGATCTGGCTGCATGGTTTTCATCATCCGCTCGGCTACATGTGGGTTTACCGGCGCGACCTGCATCCGATCCTCGCGCTCGTGAAGGCGGGCTACGCCGTGCTCGCGTATGACCAATCCGGATACGGCATGCGCTGGACGGAGGCCGCGCCGTTCTATGACCGCCACCCGCGCTGGTCGCGCCTCGGCAAAATGGTCGAGGACGTGCGCAGCGCGGTGGACGCGCTCGAAAAGGACGAACTTGTGAATGCGAACGCCATTTCCGTTTTCGGCTACACGCTCGGCGGCACGGTCGGCCTCTACGCGGCGGCGCTCGACGCGCGCATCCACGGCGCCGTTTCGATCTGCGGCTTCACTCCCATGCGCGCCGACACGCCCGGCCGGGGCATGAGCGGCATGACGCGCTACAGCCACCAGCACGGCCTGCTGCCGCGACTCGGCCTGTTTGCGGGCGACGAGGCGCGCCTGCCTTACGACTACGAGGACCTGATCGCGCTCGCCGCGCCGCGCCCCGTGCTCATCGTGCAGCCGCTTCGGGACCGCGACGCCAGTCCCGCCGATGTGCGCGCGGCGGTTGACCGGGCGCGGCGCGCCTACGAAAAATCCGGCGCCGCCGCCAGGCTCGGCTTGCAGGAGCCCGACGATTACGGACGCCTGGCCGCCGCCACGCAAAACGCCGCCATCAAGTGGATGCGGGAAAATCTCTCCGACTGA